In the genome of Chitinophagales bacterium, one region contains:
- the ybeY gene encoding rRNA maturation RNase YbeY, translating to MPIYFHTEDIPFKLQNQAEIKKWINLCIRESEKESGTINYIFCLDAYLLEINKKHLGHDYYTDIITFDNSEKAEIIDADIFVSIERVKENAKNFGVAINMELHRVLIHGVLHLLGWNDKSPKEAQLMREKEDKCLNILALD from the coding sequence ATGCCCATATATTTTCACACAGAAGATATTCCCTTTAAGCTTCAAAACCAAGCAGAGATTAAAAAATGGATCAATTTATGTATTCGGGAATCCGAGAAAGAAAGCGGAACCATTAATTACATTTTTTGTTTGGATGCTTATCTTTTGGAAATAAACAAAAAACACCTTGGGCACGATTACTATACAGACATTATTACCTTTGACAATAGTGAAAAAGCTGAAATAATCGATGCTGATATATTTGTGAGTATAGAACGGGTAAAAGAGAATGCAAAAAATTTTGGTGTAGCAATAAATATGGAATTGCACCGTGTCTTGATACATGGAGTTTTGCATTTGCTGGGCTGGAACGATAAAAGCCCGAAAGAAGCACAATTAATGCGTGAAAAAGAAGATAAGTGCTTGAATATCTTAGCTTTAGACTAA
- a CDS encoding ATP-binding protein, which translates to MNTNNNTELFELNIPSNPDKVSVLESFVDEIRQNFGIKEELFGNILITLTEAVNNSIIHGNKTDESKKVKVSAKSENNTLIIKVSDEGEGFDYNNLPDPTNPENLEKLTGRGVFLMNQLSDLMVFSDGGSTVELHFKI; encoded by the coding sequence ATGAACACGAATAATAATACTGAACTTTTTGAACTGAATATCCCCTCTAACCCAGACAAGGTTTCTGTACTTGAGAGTTTTGTAGATGAGATCAGGCAAAACTTTGGTATTAAAGAAGAGCTGTTTGGCAATATTTTAATTACTTTAACTGAAGCTGTAAACAACAGTATTATTCATGGCAATAAAACAGATGAATCAAAAAAAGTTAAAGTATCTGCAAAATCTGAAAATAATACATTGATAATCAAGGTTTCAGATGAGGGTGAAGGTTTTGATTATAATAATTTGCCCGACCCTACCAATCCAGAGAATCTTGAAAAGCTTACAGGACGTGGCGTGTTTTTAATGAATCAACTGTCTGACCTAATGGTGTTCTCAGATGGAGGCAGTACTGTAGAGCTGCACTTTAAAATTTAG